The following coding sequences lie in one Saccharopolyspora hordei genomic window:
- a CDS encoding (2Fe-2S)-binding protein codes for MTEDPTTTREIAVTVNGRAVQRTVPVRRLLVDFLRDDLGHTGTHAGCEHGVCGACTVLVDGEPARSCITLAVQADGTEVTTIEGLTPPDGLSPLQQAFKDRHALQCGFCTPGIIATLSAADPDDHPDDESIRQLLAGNLCRCTGYHHIVDAVKQAWGRTAT; via the coding sequence ATGACTGAGGACCCGACCACGACACGGGAGATCGCGGTGACCGTGAACGGCCGCGCGGTGCAGCGCACGGTCCCGGTTCGCCGCCTGCTGGTGGACTTCCTGCGCGACGACCTCGGTCACACCGGCACCCACGCTGGCTGCGAGCACGGCGTCTGCGGTGCCTGCACGGTGCTCGTCGACGGCGAACCGGCGCGCTCCTGCATCACGCTGGCGGTGCAGGCGGACGGCACCGAGGTGACGACGATCGAGGGCCTCACCCCACCGGACGGCCTGAGCCCGCTGCAGCAGGCGTTCAAGGACCGCCACGCGCTCCAGTGCGGGTTCTGCACCCCGGGGATCATCGCGACCCTGTCCGCGGCGGACCCCGACGACCACCCGGACGACGAGTCGATCCGGCAGCTGCTCGCCGGGAACCTCTGCCGCTGCACGGGTTACCACCACATCGTCGACGCGGTGAAGCAGGCCTGGGGCCGCACCGCGACGTGA
- a CDS encoding FAD binding domain-containing protein: MKPPPFRYARPDSLGDAVRLLAADEDAKVLAGGQSLLPMMNFRLARPSLLVDVGRLPELSELRREDDVLVIGAAVRQRTAETAPLVRESCPLLGRALRHVGHHQVRTRGTVGGSLAHADPAAELCAAATALDAEVVVTGPSGRRTVPVAELFVAPYQTSLSADEVLTEVRVPVRPARCGFAEVSPRAGDFALAGAAAVVRVDEREVTDVRLVGFGIGGTVRRLPEAEGALRGTPLSRTPVAAAADAAADATSPPDDLHADPATRRAALRASVQRALEQVTHD; encoded by the coding sequence GTGAAACCCCCACCGTTCCGCTACGCCCGCCCGGACAGCCTCGGTGACGCGGTGCGGCTGCTGGCGGCGGACGAGGACGCGAAGGTGCTGGCCGGCGGCCAGAGCCTGCTGCCGATGATGAACTTCCGCCTGGCCCGGCCGAGCCTGCTGGTCGACGTCGGCCGCCTCCCGGAGCTGTCGGAGCTCCGCCGCGAGGACGACGTCCTGGTCATCGGCGCGGCGGTGCGCCAGCGCACCGCCGAGACCGCGCCGCTGGTGCGGGAGAGCTGTCCGCTGCTCGGGCGGGCGCTGCGGCACGTCGGCCACCACCAGGTCCGCACCCGCGGCACCGTCGGCGGGTCCCTCGCCCACGCCGACCCGGCGGCGGAGCTGTGCGCGGCCGCCACCGCGCTGGACGCCGAGGTGGTGGTGACCGGGCCCAGCGGTCGCCGCACGGTCCCGGTCGCCGAGCTGTTCGTGGCGCCGTACCAGACGTCGCTGTCCGCTGACGAGGTGCTCACCGAGGTGCGCGTGCCGGTTCGCCCCGCGCGGTGCGGGTTCGCCGAGGTCAGCCCGCGCGCGGGCGACTTCGCCCTCGCGGGCGCGGCCGCGGTGGTGCGGGTGGACGAGCGCGAGGTGACCGACGTGCGCCTGGTCGGCTTCGGCATCGGCGGCACGGTGCGACGGCTGCCCGAGGCGGAAGGGGCGCTGCGCGGGACGCCGTTGTCCCGCACCCCGGTCGCGGCCGCGGCGGACGCGGCCGCGGACGCCACCTCCCCGCCGGACGACCTCCACGCCGACCCGGCGACCCGGCGCGCAGCGCTGCGCGCGAGCGTGCAGCGGGCCCTGGAGCAGGTGACGCATGACTGA